In the Gossypium arboreum isolate Shixiya-1 chromosome 10, ASM2569848v2, whole genome shotgun sequence genome, one interval contains:
- the LOC108452997 gene encoding cysteine-rich repeat secretory protein 38-like isoform X1 — MATEISRTMLFHFLFSGLTFTFLVTLTISFDPYFLHYCANNMGNYTANSAYERDLNTIFKQITSITKSNYGFYSKKVGEVNAMALCRADVKLDVCTGCLNETISRVKLDCPNNKEAIGWSADCTLRYSNTNLSEKLEINPQTCLYNTGSTADEYFRLRLGELLSDLRNKAASGSALLKYAAGNSSLRASERLYALVQCTPDLSEGDCNHCLDKAATNGILRCCLKQRGCRVLSPSCNLRFETYPFVEAGAEFPPPPSPLGARQKEEEEPNKSKRTPVLVASLSVIFGVAVVSISGFLIWKRRNNEDTEYREIQLLDLVEGRIDM; from the exons ATGGCAACGGAAATTTCAAGAACAATGTTGTTTCACTTCTTGTTTTCAGGTTTAACATTTACATTCCTCGTTACTCTTACCATTTCCTTCGACCCTTATTTCCTGCATTATTGTGCTAACAACATGGGCAACTACACCGCCAATAGTGCTTACGAGCGTGACCTTAATACCATCTTCAAACAGATCACCTCTATTACAAAATCGAATTACGGATTTTACAGCAAGAAAGTCGGCGAAGTCAACGCCATGGCACTTTGCAGAGCAGATGTTAAGCTAGATGTTTGCACTGGTTGTTTAAATGAAACTATATCAAGGGTCAAGCTGGATTGTCCTAACAACAAAGAAGCCATCGGATGGTCTGCAGATTGCACGTTACGGTACTCGAACACAAACCTCTCTGAGAAGTTGGAAATTAATCCTCAAACCTGTCTATATAATACAGGATCTACAGCTGATGAGTACTTTCGGCTCCGACTGGGAGAGTTGTTGAGTGACCTGCGTAATAAAGCAGCATCAGGGAGTGCTCTTCTTAAATATGCAGCAGGTAACTCGTCGCTCAGGGCTTCGGAAAGGTTATACGCTCTAGTGCAGTGCACTCCTGATTTGTCTGAGGGAGACTGCAATCATTGTCTTGATAAGGCAGCAACCAACGGGATTCTGCGGTGTTGCCTTAAGCAGAGGGGATGCCGGGTTCTTAGTCCTAGCTGTAACTTGAGGTTCGAAACATATCCCTTTGTTGAAGCCGGAGCTGAGTTTCCACCACCACCGTCACCCTTGGGCGCTCGGCAAAAAGAAG AAGAGGAACCAAACAAATCAAAAAGGACTCCAGTACTTGTTGCAAGTTTATCAGTGATTTTTGGGGTAGCTGTGGTTTCTATCTCAGGTTTCTTAATCTGGAAGAGGAGAAACAATGAAG ATACAGAGTACAGAGAAATTCAATTACTTGACTTGGTAGAGGGAAGAATTGATATGTGA
- the LOC108452997 gene encoding cysteine-rich repeat secretory protein 38-like isoform X2, whose translation MATEISRTMLFHFLFSGLTFTFLVTLTISFDPYFLHYCANNMGNYTANSAYERDLNTIFKQITSITKSNYGFYSKKVGEVNAMALCRADVKLDVCTGCLNETISRVKLDCPNNKEAIGWSADCTLRYSNTNLSEKLEINPQTCLYNTGSTADEYFRLRLGELLSDLRNKAASGSALLKYAAGNSSLRASERLYALVQCTPDLSEGDCNHCLDKAATNGILRCCLKQRGCRVLSPSCNLRFETYPFVEAGAEFPPPPSPLGARQKEEEPNKSKRTPVLVASLSVIFGVAVVSISGFLIWKRRNNEDTEYREIQLLDLVEGRIDM comes from the exons ATGGCAACGGAAATTTCAAGAACAATGTTGTTTCACTTCTTGTTTTCAGGTTTAACATTTACATTCCTCGTTACTCTTACCATTTCCTTCGACCCTTATTTCCTGCATTATTGTGCTAACAACATGGGCAACTACACCGCCAATAGTGCTTACGAGCGTGACCTTAATACCATCTTCAAACAGATCACCTCTATTACAAAATCGAATTACGGATTTTACAGCAAGAAAGTCGGCGAAGTCAACGCCATGGCACTTTGCAGAGCAGATGTTAAGCTAGATGTTTGCACTGGTTGTTTAAATGAAACTATATCAAGGGTCAAGCTGGATTGTCCTAACAACAAAGAAGCCATCGGATGGTCTGCAGATTGCACGTTACGGTACTCGAACACAAACCTCTCTGAGAAGTTGGAAATTAATCCTCAAACCTGTCTATATAATACAGGATCTACAGCTGATGAGTACTTTCGGCTCCGACTGGGAGAGTTGTTGAGTGACCTGCGTAATAAAGCAGCATCAGGGAGTGCTCTTCTTAAATATGCAGCAGGTAACTCGTCGCTCAGGGCTTCGGAAAGGTTATACGCTCTAGTGCAGTGCACTCCTGATTTGTCTGAGGGAGACTGCAATCATTGTCTTGATAAGGCAGCAACCAACGGGATTCTGCGGTGTTGCCTTAAGCAGAGGGGATGCCGGGTTCTTAGTCCTAGCTGTAACTTGAGGTTCGAAACATATCCCTTTGTTGAAGCCGGAGCTGAGTTTCCACCACCACCGTCACCCTTGGGCGCTCGGCAAAAAGAAG AGGAACCAAACAAATCAAAAAGGACTCCAGTACTTGTTGCAAGTTTATCAGTGATTTTTGGGGTAGCTGTGGTTTCTATCTCAGGTTTCTTAATCTGGAAGAGGAGAAACAATGAAG ATACAGAGTACAGAGAAATTCAATTACTTGACTTGGTAGAGGGAAGAATTGATATGTGA